A portion of the Vicinamibacterales bacterium genome contains these proteins:
- a CDS encoding transglycosylase SLT domain-containing protein, whose protein sequence is MALSAVCGAGVLWPRLLATGALPPAPNPGDTALFDLTPIVVTVEAGGERADWPTDVHELLSNVVLWRRMHLAQWNGVPASLRRRALTAMMTRYRRVLTDPCVWDRMDPAAWDAVPQPVRTAAYRHMVAYWAGYYRVGADAGLAPGLVADTLAAIVMSESWFDHRALHRHHAHGLDIGLAQASDYARIRLRALARAGHVDVAFDDREYLDPWKATRFVAVWMTQLLRESGGDLDLAVRAYHRGLARAHDRRGDRYLATVQQRLRRYIRNQGAPPAWNDARLAARAVRQQAWPWVAARRASTDSHGASARVPVADRAGACRTDPAAGRRAGGTGE, encoded by the coding sequence GTGGCCCTCTCCGCCGTGTGCGGGGCCGGCGTGCTGTGGCCGCGCCTGCTCGCGACTGGCGCCCTGCCGCCGGCGCCCAATCCCGGCGACACGGCGCTCTTCGACCTGACGCCCATCGTCGTCACGGTGGAGGCCGGCGGCGAGCGGGCCGACTGGCCGACCGACGTCCACGAGCTGTTGTCGAATGTCGTGCTGTGGCGCCGCATGCACCTGGCGCAGTGGAACGGCGTGCCGGCGTCGCTCCGGCGCCGGGCGCTCACCGCGATGATGACGCGCTACCGCCGCGTCCTGACCGACCCCTGCGTGTGGGACCGGATGGACCCCGCCGCGTGGGATGCGGTCCCACAGCCCGTACGCACGGCTGCGTATCGGCACATGGTGGCGTACTGGGCCGGCTACTACCGCGTGGGAGCCGATGCCGGACTCGCTCCGGGCCTCGTGGCCGACACGCTCGCCGCCATCGTGATGTCGGAGTCGTGGTTCGACCATCGGGCCCTGCACCGCCACCACGCCCACGGGCTGGACATCGGGCTGGCGCAGGCCTCCGACTACGCCCGGATCCGCCTGCGCGCGCTCGCGCGCGCCGGCCACGTGGACGTCGCGTTCGACGATCGCGAGTACCTGGACCCCTGGAAGGCCACGCGGTTCGTCGCGGTGTGGATGACGCAACTGCTGCGCGAGAGCGGCGGCGATCTCGATCTCGCGGTGCGCGCGTACCATCGCGGCCTGGCGCGCGCCCACGATCGGCGCGGCGATCGCTACCTCGCCACCGTGCAGCAGCGCCTCCGGCGCTACATCCGCAATCAGGGGGCGCCGCCGGCCTGGAACGACGCCAGGCTGGCCGCGCGCGCGGTCCGCCAGCAGGCGTGGCCGTGGGTGGCCGCGCGGCGCGCGTCCACGGACTCTCACGGCGCGTCGGCACGCGTGCCGGTCGCCGACCGCGCGGGCGCCTGTCGGACGGATCCGGCCGCCGGCCGGCGTGCCGGCGGGACGGGTGAGTGA
- a CDS encoding universal stress protein codes for MKAFTRVLYPTDLSEASLAAAPYASAIARWYEGRLTVLHVVPTLEPQIFVGGGGAPATVVPPVPIDDVRRAMHAAVPADLVAGLDVGFEVRDGAPAAAIAAFARQDGATLIVMGTHGRSGFDRLIGGSITEKVLRRAPCPVLTIPPHAAARPAGASFSRVLCAVDFSPASERAMALGLDLARQSQGTAAVAHVIEWLPDEEIRAHAHYNVAEYRAHVQDEAQQRLHALLGDESRAWCEIDEVVRVGRAHRELLRLAAERDCDLIAVGAQGHGALGQAIFGSTTPQVVRGASCPVLVVSETADVG; via the coding sequence ATGAAGGCGTTCACGCGTGTGCTCTATCCAACCGATCTGAGCGAGGCGTCGCTGGCCGCCGCGCCCTACGCCTCCGCCATCGCCAGGTGGTACGAGGGCCGGCTGACGGTGCTGCACGTCGTGCCCACCCTGGAGCCGCAGATCTTCGTGGGCGGCGGCGGCGCGCCCGCCACGGTGGTCCCACCCGTGCCGATCGACGACGTGCGGCGGGCGATGCACGCCGCGGTGCCCGCGGATCTCGTCGCGGGCCTCGACGTCGGCTTCGAGGTGCGGGACGGCGCGCCGGCCGCGGCGATCGCGGCGTTCGCGCGCCAGGACGGCGCGACGCTGATCGTCATGGGCACGCACGGCCGGAGCGGGTTCGATCGTCTCATCGGCGGGTCGATCACCGAGAAGGTGCTGCGCAGGGCGCCGTGCCCCGTGCTGACGATCCCGCCACACGCGGCCGCGCGTCCCGCGGGCGCCAGCTTCTCGCGCGTCCTGTGCGCCGTCGATTTCTCGCCGGCGTCCGAGCGGGCCATGGCGCTGGGCCTCGACCTGGCGCGGCAGTCGCAGGGCACGGCCGCCGTGGCGCACGTCATCGAGTGGCTGCCCGACGAGGAGATCCGCGCGCACGCGCACTACAACGTCGCCGAGTATCGCGCGCACGTGCAGGACGAGGCGCAGCAGCGGCTCCACGCACTGCTGGGCGACGAGTCCCGCGCGTGGTGCGAGATCGACGAGGTCGTGCGGGTGGGTCGCGCCCATCGCGAGCTGCTGCGTCTGGCCGCCGAGCGCGACTGCGATCTCATCGCCGTCGGCGCGCAGGGACACGGAGCGCTGGGACAGGCGATCTTCGGATCCACCACGCCGCAAGTGGTGCGCGGCGCATCGTGTCCCGTGCTCGTGGTCTCGGAGACGGCCGACGTCGGCTGA
- a CDS encoding PDZ domain-containing protein — MTDRQARRGWVRSSALFAVGLTLGTWANDRGSALRAVPVRGRVPPPAESVLADLTPEAARRLDLAPGSPGAVVRAVAPGSTVARAALRVDDVILEIDHRPVRGAAGGRVALQAAFGAGPMTMRVWRSGRPLLLTLQRP, encoded by the coding sequence TTGACCGATCGGCAGGCGCGGCGCGGGTGGGTCAGAAGCAGCGCCCTGTTCGCCGTGGGGCTGACGCTGGGCACGTGGGCCAACGACCGCGGGTCCGCGCTGCGCGCGGTACCCGTCCGCGGTCGCGTGCCGCCGCCGGCCGAGTCGGTCCTCGCCGATCTCACGCCGGAGGCGGCCCGCCGGCTCGACCTGGCGCCGGGCTCGCCGGGGGCCGTGGTGCGGGCGGTGGCGCCTGGCAGCACGGTGGCCCGCGCCGCCTTGAGGGTGGACGACGTGATCCTGGAAATCGACCACCGGCCCGTGCGCGGCGCTGCGGGCGGGCGGGTGGCGTTGCAGGCGGCGTTCGGCGCCGGGCCGATGACCATGCGGGTGTGGCGGAGCGGACGGCCGCTCCTCCTCACGCTCCAGCGCCCCTGA
- a CDS encoding BON domain-containing protein: protein MRTRVVAVLALSGLLAAGAPAPAAGQGPSPDEQLRIENIREALLRLPYYGVFDFLTFTYDKGAVVLGGYAYHGALAEDATRAVRRVRGVDDVKSEIVDLPASTFDDDIRWRVYYAIYTNAFLQKYHPGGGMLWGVDPALRRGAGGIQAVVPGAQPVGSYPIHIIVKGGRVRLLGRVDNATDKTAATMAARGVSGTFEVVNELVVNTP from the coding sequence ATGAGAACCCGTGTCGTGGCCGTACTGGCGCTGAGTGGGCTGCTCGCCGCCGGGGCGCCGGCGCCGGCCGCCGGTCAGGGGCCGTCGCCGGACGAACAACTCCGCATCGAGAACATCCGCGAAGCGCTGCTGCGCCTGCCGTATTACGGCGTCTTCGACTTCCTGACCTTCACCTACGACAAGGGCGCCGTGGTGCTGGGCGGCTACGCGTACCACGGGGCGCTCGCCGAGGACGCCACGCGCGCGGTCAGGCGCGTGCGCGGCGTGGACGACGTGAAGTCGGAGATCGTGGACCTGCCGGCCTCGACGTTCGACGACGACATCCGCTGGCGCGTGTACTACGCCATCTACACCAACGCGTTCCTCCAGAAATACCATCCTGGCGGCGGGATGCTGTGGGGGGTCGATCCGGCGCTCCGGCGCGGCGCGGGCGGCATCCAGGCCGTGGTGCCCGGCGCGCAGCCGGTTGGCAGCTATCCCATCCACATCATCGTGAAGGGTGGCCGTGTCCGGCTCCTCGGCAGGGTGGACAACGCCACCGACAAGACCGCCGCGACCATGGCGGCGCGCGGGGTGAGCGGTACCTTCGAGGTGGTGAACGAACTGGTGGTGAACACGCCGTGA
- a CDS encoding universal stress protein produces MPLYLVGLGAIAVAVWMALVYLTLFGIGRAETAPAPFGALLGSASTPGVPRSVRVLLAVDGSPASAAAVDEVARCPLPDGSAIEVMTVVHSRAPVMPDIPPWGVTSAALHADSVHAQTRDAPALLDAAAAHLRASQPRADIVTKVVEGVPKDAILKESASWHADRIVVGSHGRTALARAVLGTTAAGIAAEAGCSVHVVRPGGAAAAAAVGSPARVGEPA; encoded by the coding sequence ATGCCGTTGTACCTCGTGGGCCTCGGTGCGATCGCCGTGGCCGTGTGGATGGCTCTCGTCTACCTGACGCTCTTCGGCATCGGCAGGGCCGAGACGGCTCCGGCGCCGTTCGGTGCCCTGCTCGGATCCGCCTCGACGCCTGGCGTGCCACGGTCCGTCAGGGTGCTGCTGGCCGTGGACGGGTCGCCCGCCAGCGCGGCGGCCGTGGACGAGGTGGCGCGCTGTCCGTTGCCCGACGGGAGTGCCATCGAGGTCATGACCGTCGTGCACTCGCGCGCGCCGGTCATGCCGGACATCCCGCCCTGGGGCGTGACGTCGGCCGCGCTCCACGCCGACAGCGTTCACGCGCAGACGCGCGACGCACCGGCGCTGCTCGACGCCGCGGCCGCGCACCTGCGGGCGTCGCAGCCGCGAGCCGACATCGTGACGAAGGTCGTCGAAGGGGTGCCGAAGGACGCGATCCTGAAGGAGAGCGCGTCGTGGCACGCCGACCGCATCGTGGTGGGCTCCCACGGACGGACGGCACTGGCACGCGCGGTGCTCGGCACGACCGCGGCCGGCATTGCCGCCGAGGCGGGGTGCTCGGTGCACGTGGTCCGCCCCGGCGGAGCGGCGGCGGCTGCGGCGGTGGGCTCGCCGGCACGCGTCGGCGAGCCTGCATGA
- a CDS encoding ZIP family metal transporter produces MTSLAWIIGATIAMSAIAWVGLAVVALGERRLQRMVLPLVAFAAGSLLGGAFLHLLPEAVAASGASMDTFVPALAGFGLFFLLEQFLAWHRSHTGAGGTKAPVTYLILLADGLHNFVGGLAIGASFLVSVHVGIVTWVAAAAHEVPQELGDFGILIRGGWGRFSALAVNFLSAATIVPGGLVAYYWHASADVGPLLSFAAGNFVYVAASDLIPEVKHDRVMRNNVVHLAAFTAGMALIYGTRVVVGRWGVA; encoded by the coding sequence ATGACCTCCCTCGCGTGGATCATCGGCGCGACCATCGCGATGAGCGCCATCGCGTGGGTGGGGCTGGCCGTCGTGGCGCTGGGTGAGCGCCGCCTGCAGCGGATGGTACTGCCGCTCGTGGCTTTCGCCGCGGGGTCCCTGCTGGGTGGCGCGTTCCTGCACCTCTTGCCCGAGGCCGTGGCCGCGAGCGGCGCCTCGATGGACACGTTCGTCCCGGCCCTCGCGGGCTTCGGCCTCTTCTTCCTACTGGAGCAGTTCCTGGCCTGGCACCGCAGCCACACGGGGGCCGGGGGCACGAAGGCGCCCGTGACGTACCTCATCCTCCTCGCCGACGGGCTGCACAACTTCGTCGGTGGACTGGCGATTGGCGCCTCGTTCCTGGTGTCCGTGCACGTCGGCATCGTGACGTGGGTTGCGGCGGCCGCCCACGAGGTGCCGCAGGAGCTGGGCGACTTCGGCATCCTGATCCGCGGCGGGTGGGGACGGTTCTCGGCCCTGGCCGTGAACTTCCTGTCGGCCGCCACGATCGTGCCCGGCGGACTCGTGGCCTACTACTGGCACGCCAGCGCGGACGTCGGGCCGCTCCTGTCCTTCGCGGCGGGGAACTTCGTCTACGTCGCGGCCTCGGACCTCATCCCCGAGGTGAAGCACGACCGCGTGATGCGCAACAACGTGGTCCACCTCGCCGCGTTCACGGCGGGCATGGCCCTCATCTACGGGACGCGGGTGGTGGTGGGCCGCTGGGGCGTGGCGTAG